One region of Anaeromyxobacter paludicola genomic DNA includes:
- a CDS encoding HAD family hydrolase — protein sequence MKRVLLFDIDGTLVSTGAGRRALERSLGDHLGAARALAPGETWLAGMRLDGMTDRLIVREALLALGLAYDAALCARVLAGYVAHLREEIQGPGYRVLPGVAALLPRLAAAGALVGLCTGNLAEGARVKLARGALDHHFGFEPPGVYGFAEDAEAREEIVAAALRRASARLGRTVRPEEALVVGDTPRDVTAARACGVATLAVATGRFTAAELLEAGAAHAVASLDAPEALRILLCD from the coding sequence GTGAAGCGGGTGCTGCTCTTCGACATCGACGGGACGCTCGTCTCGACCGGCGCCGGCCGCCGCGCGCTGGAGCGCTCGCTCGGGGATCACCTCGGGGCGGCGCGGGCGCTCGCGCCCGGCGAGACCTGGCTCGCGGGGATGCGGCTCGACGGCATGACCGACCGGCTCATCGTCCGGGAGGCGCTCCTGGCGCTCGGGCTCGCGTACGACGCGGCGCTCTGCGCCCGGGTGCTCGCGGGCTACGTGGCCCACCTGCGCGAGGAGATCCAGGGCCCCGGCTACCGCGTCCTCCCGGGCGTCGCGGCGCTCCTGCCGCGGCTCGCGGCGGCCGGCGCGCTCGTCGGGCTCTGCACCGGGAACCTGGCCGAGGGAGCGCGCGTGAAGCTCGCCCGCGGCGCGCTCGACCACCACTTCGGCTTCGAGCCGCCCGGCGTCTACGGGTTCGCCGAGGACGCCGAGGCGCGCGAGGAGATCGTCGCGGCGGCGCTCCGGCGGGCCTCGGCGCGGCTCGGCCGGACGGTGCGCCCGGAGGAGGCGCTGGTGGTGGGCGACACGCCCCGCGACGTCACCGCCGCGCGCGCCTGCGGCGTCGCCACGCTGGCGGTGGCCACCGGGCGGTTCACCGCGGCGGAGCTGCTCGAGGCGGGGGCGGCGCACGCGGTGGCGAGCCTCGACGCGCCCGAGGCGCTCCGGATCCTGCTCTGCGACTGA
- a CDS encoding nitrous oxide-stimulated promoter family protein has protein sequence MKNSLASPRLSRELRTIEKMFELWCAAHHAPGAGGPCGACRELLDYAAARLGNCPYGDEKPACAKCPIHCYKPETREKVREVMRWAGPRMLTRHPWLAVRHLLDGRREAPERKKKG, from the coding sequence ATGAAGAACTCCCTCGCCTCGCCCCGCCTCTCGCGCGAGCTCCGGACCATCGAGAAGATGTTCGAGCTCTGGTGCGCCGCGCACCACGCCCCCGGCGCCGGAGGGCCGTGCGGCGCGTGCCGCGAGCTCCTCGACTACGCCGCGGCCCGGCTCGGCAACTGCCCCTACGGCGACGAGAAGCCCGCCTGCGCCAAGTGCCCCATCCACTGCTACAAGCCCGAGACCCGCGAGAAGGTCCGCGAGGTGATGCGCTGGGCGGGGCCGCGGATGCTCACGCGCCACCCCTGGCTCGCGGTGCGTCACCTCCTCGACGGCCGCCGCGAGGCACCGGAGCGGAAGAAGAAGGGGTAG
- a CDS encoding cellulose synthase family protein translates to MDPLEIAVVVAYVAVLLVLSLYGSHRYVMAYLYYRHKYKLPTPQGRFQALPRVTIQLPIFNEMYVVERLVEAVCKIAYPRDLLEIQVLDDSIDETREIARRCVERWREQGIDIAYIHRTNRQGFKAGALENGLKLAKGEFVAVFDADFVPEPDFLEKTVHFFTDPGIGMVQVRWEHLNRSYSALTQAQSIFLDGHFVIEHTARNRSGCFFNFNGTAGVWRRETIASAGGWQHDTLTEDLDLSYRAQLAGWRFVFLPQVVAPAEIPVEMNAFKSQQHRWAKGSIQTALKLLPRIFASDLPFQVKKEAFFHLTANFAYLLMIPLAVLMPISVIVRVSHGWFEVLLLDIPFFAAATLSVCSFYVASQREIGASRWQQLKYLPFLMALGIGLSVNNARAVVEALLGHQTGFTRTPKLGVRKAGEPVAKKRYKAAITWQPVVELSLAIYMTYGILFVIDRGVYYSLPFLFLFQAGYGYVGLKSLLEGTRDLWARLGLMQAQPDVEPGA, encoded by the coding sequence ATGGACCCACTCGAGATTGCTGTCGTCGTCGCCTATGTCGCGGTGCTGCTCGTGCTCTCACTGTACGGCTCGCACCGGTACGTCATGGCGTACCTGTACTACCGGCACAAGTACAAGCTGCCGACGCCCCAGGGACGGTTCCAGGCCCTTCCCCGGGTGACCATCCAGCTCCCCATCTTCAACGAGATGTACGTGGTGGAGCGGCTGGTCGAGGCGGTCTGCAAGATCGCCTATCCCCGCGACCTCCTCGAGATCCAGGTCCTCGACGACTCCATCGACGAGACCCGCGAGATCGCCCGCCGCTGCGTCGAGCGCTGGCGCGAGCAGGGCATCGACATCGCCTACATCCACCGGACCAACCGGCAGGGGTTCAAGGCGGGCGCCCTCGAGAACGGGCTGAAGCTCGCCAAGGGCGAGTTCGTGGCGGTCTTCGACGCCGACTTCGTGCCCGAGCCCGACTTCCTCGAGAAGACGGTCCACTTCTTCACCGACCCCGGCATCGGGATGGTGCAGGTCCGCTGGGAGCACCTGAACCGCTCCTACTCGGCCCTGACCCAGGCCCAGAGCATCTTCCTCGACGGCCACTTCGTCATCGAGCACACGGCGCGCAACCGCTCCGGCTGCTTCTTCAACTTCAACGGCACCGCCGGCGTCTGGCGGCGCGAGACCATCGCGAGCGCGGGCGGCTGGCAGCACGACACGCTCACCGAGGACCTCGACCTCTCCTACCGGGCGCAGCTCGCCGGCTGGCGCTTCGTGTTCCTGCCGCAGGTGGTGGCGCCGGCCGAGATCCCGGTCGAGATGAACGCCTTCAAGAGCCAGCAGCACCGCTGGGCCAAGGGCTCCATCCAGACCGCGCTCAAGCTCCTGCCGCGCATCTTCGCGAGCGACCTGCCGTTCCAGGTGAAGAAGGAGGCCTTCTTCCACCTGACCGCCAACTTCGCCTACCTGCTCATGATCCCCCTCGCGGTGCTGATGCCCATCTCGGTCATCGTCCGCGTGTCGCACGGCTGGTTCGAGGTGCTGCTCCTCGACATCCCGTTCTTCGCCGCCGCCACCCTGTCGGTCTGCTCGTTCTACGTGGCGAGCCAGCGCGAGATCGGCGCCTCCCGGTGGCAGCAGCTCAAGTACCTGCCGTTCCTCATGGCGCTCGGCATCGGCCTCTCGGTCAACAACGCCCGCGCCGTCGTGGAGGCGCTCCTCGGCCACCAGACCGGCTTCACCCGCACGCCCAAGCTCGGCGTGAGGAAGGCCGGCGAGCCGGTCGCGAAGAAGCGCTACAAGGCCGCCATCACCTGGCAGCCGGTGGTCGAGCTCTCGCTCGCCATCTACATGACCTACGGCATCCTGTTCGTGATCGACCGGGGCGTGTACTACTCGCTGCCCTTCCTGTTCCTGTTCCAGGCCGGGTACGGCTACGTCGGCCTGAAGAGCCTGCTCGAGGGCACCCGCGACCTCTGGGCGCGGCTCGGCCTCATGCAGGCGCAGCCGGACGTCGAGCCGGGGGCGTGA
- a CDS encoding GNAT family N-acetyltransferase produces the protein MNLSEGAEQVEGGLPLECPRLHAVPAGRSHASQIQACFEGAPDYFSLTEGQPPGGGAAEHLLEDAEADANRRVYLLVPRVGGPAVGVLDLHLHYPEPGTAHVGLLLFRESCQGLGYGKETVAAAEQALAEAGFDALRLSVVDENVEAKAFWERLGFGEAGRLDRGVTVYEKRLQAD, from the coding sequence ATGAACCTGAGCGAAGGCGCGGAGCAGGTGGAAGGCGGACTGCCCCTCGAGTGCCCCCGGCTGCACGCCGTGCCGGCCGGGCGATCGCACGCGAGCCAGATCCAGGCCTGCTTCGAGGGCGCGCCCGACTACTTCTCGCTCACCGAGGGCCAGCCCCCGGGCGGCGGCGCGGCGGAGCACCTGCTCGAGGACGCCGAGGCCGACGCGAACCGGCGCGTCTACCTGCTCGTGCCGCGCGTCGGCGGGCCGGCGGTGGGCGTGCTCGACCTGCACCTGCACTACCCCGAGCCCGGCACGGCCCACGTCGGGCTGCTCCTCTTCCGCGAGTCCTGCCAGGGGCTCGGCTACGGCAAGGAGACCGTCGCCGCCGCGGAGCAGGCCCTGGCCGAGGCCGGCTTCGACGCGCTCCGGCTCTCGGTGGTGGACGAGAACGTGGAGGCGAAGGCGTTCTGGGAGCGGCTCGGGTTCGGCGAGGCGGGCCGCCTCGACCGCGGCGTGACGGTCTACGAGAAGCGGCTCCAGGCCGACTAG
- the smc gene encoding chromosome segregation protein SMC, which translates to MRIKRLDITGFKSFMDRTVVAFDEGVTGVVGPNGCGKSNVADSIRWVLGEQSARQLRGRSMEDIIFNGSESKAPLSMAEVMITFENDRPAEVPAQFQGFSEITVGRRLFRTGESEYYINKAQARLMDVNDLFMGSGVGRTAYSIIEQGRIGQIVSARPEDRRSIIEEAAGITKYKKRREAAERKMEATEQNLLRVADIVQELGKQLESLNRQARKAEKYKAVKAQVRELELAQAAARYLELTATRRAAEQRHLEVKAEEAEVAARLAELEQSIEADRARLAEGEKQLQGLAEREHELASQERVSQVSTEAAARELEQIAERTRAQAAEVEALKAQAEALAAEREQLEEQRSQLSTLTGTDEQRLSEAEVTLRELGIEQGRAAQALEVSRGEAGAALGRASGHKSELAQVERRRADLKERLSRNRGENEQLAKKAAELDGSRSAHTEKLGKTRQMKLRLEEQRGAQEELLERTRAEFIQNEAKLITLREELGDKRARLNSLTEVLRNYEGYGRGVRSLMTRAGQGEQPARDKGIFGLVADVVSAPPEYENAVEAVLGERLQYVIVESHSQGVEAIDYLKTAAEGRASLIPVARLREHDAGGAEAERSHPGFVASCLDVVKYEPSYEKVVRFLLGDAVVVRDLPAALDLWQSSAVKKTLVTLDGEVLDPYGVVTGGPLEGEGHGALQRRREVAELEETVRQFEAEFSMAQERHRMLQARLLQLEAALKNLDKDGREKELALLEQEKDLVRVGEELERIAGRLGQLEAEKGQLDDALRALESEEEEHRVAGATAEAEQSRAEERAREAQQRLEQLRQQSDALTAQLMNLKVKVAADGERRESIGASLKRIEEARREVEERRGRLFAALSEGNARATELKGRIEGTTVDMGRVTAELAEVRDELARARGAHDASSEQVRTRDQEVRDLRRRAELISQHANESALTARENALALTHLEEQTRERCQAELKWEVARFHLEKPPTDADRERLDELKAQAERMGAINLTAIEEYDDLSKRHEFMAAQKADLEASLADLKSAIVKINRASRERFRETFDRVNEKFQAVFPRLFNGGRAGLVLTQPESGSELDAGVEIFAQPPGKKLQSVNLLSGGEKALTAVSLIFAIFLIKPTPFCLLDEVDAPLDEANVGRYNEMVKEMSKTSQFILITHNKRTMEMVDTLYGVTMQEPGVSKLVSVKLSQKAKEVAAA; encoded by the coding sequence ATGCGCATCAAGCGCCTCGACATCACCGGCTTCAAGTCCTTCATGGACCGCACCGTGGTCGCCTTCGACGAGGGCGTCACCGGCGTGGTCGGGCCCAACGGCTGCGGCAAGTCGAACGTGGCCGACTCCATCCGCTGGGTGCTCGGCGAGCAGTCCGCCCGCCAGCTCCGCGGCCGCTCGATGGAGGACATCATCTTCAACGGCTCCGAGTCGAAGGCGCCGCTCTCGATGGCGGAGGTGATGATCACCTTCGAGAACGACCGGCCGGCGGAGGTGCCCGCGCAGTTCCAGGGCTTCTCGGAGATCACGGTCGGGCGCCGCCTGTTCCGGACCGGCGAGTCCGAGTACTACATCAACAAGGCCCAGGCGCGGCTCATGGACGTGAACGACCTCTTCATGGGGTCGGGCGTCGGGCGCACCGCCTACTCGATCATCGAGCAGGGCCGCATCGGCCAGATCGTCTCCGCCCGCCCGGAGGACCGGCGCTCCATCATCGAGGAGGCCGCCGGCATCACCAAGTACAAGAAGCGGCGCGAGGCGGCCGAGCGGAAGATGGAGGCCACCGAGCAGAACCTGCTCCGCGTCGCCGACATCGTGCAGGAGCTCGGAAAGCAGCTCGAGAGCCTCAACCGCCAGGCGCGCAAGGCCGAGAAGTACAAGGCCGTGAAGGCGCAGGTCCGCGAGCTCGAGCTGGCGCAGGCCGCCGCCCGCTACCTCGAGCTCACCGCCACCCGCCGCGCCGCCGAGCAGCGGCACCTCGAGGTGAAGGCCGAGGAGGCCGAGGTGGCGGCCCGCCTCGCCGAGCTCGAGCAGTCGATCGAGGCCGACCGGGCCCGCCTCGCCGAGGGCGAGAAGCAGCTCCAGGGGCTCGCCGAGCGCGAGCACGAGCTCGCGAGCCAGGAGCGGGTGTCGCAGGTCTCCACCGAGGCCGCCGCCCGCGAGCTGGAGCAGATCGCCGAGCGCACCCGCGCCCAGGCGGCCGAGGTCGAGGCGCTCAAGGCGCAGGCCGAGGCGCTCGCCGCCGAGCGCGAGCAGCTCGAGGAGCAGCGCTCCCAGCTCTCCACCCTCACCGGCACCGACGAGCAGCGGCTCTCCGAGGCCGAGGTCACGCTGCGCGAGCTCGGCATCGAGCAGGGGCGCGCGGCGCAGGCCCTCGAGGTGTCCCGCGGCGAGGCCGGGGCCGCCCTGGGGCGCGCCTCGGGCCACAAGAGCGAGCTCGCCCAGGTGGAGCGCCGCCGCGCCGACCTCAAGGAGCGGCTCTCGCGCAACCGCGGCGAGAACGAGCAGCTCGCGAAGAAGGCGGCCGAGCTCGACGGCTCCCGCTCGGCGCACACCGAGAAGCTCGGCAAGACGCGGCAGATGAAGCTCCGCCTTGAGGAGCAGCGCGGGGCGCAGGAGGAGCTGCTCGAGCGCACGCGGGCCGAGTTCATCCAGAACGAGGCCAAGCTCATCACCCTGCGCGAGGAGCTCGGCGACAAGCGCGCCCGCCTCAACTCGCTCACCGAGGTGCTGCGGAACTACGAGGGGTACGGCCGGGGCGTCCGCAGCCTCATGACCCGCGCCGGCCAGGGCGAGCAGCCGGCCCGCGACAAGGGCATCTTCGGCCTCGTGGCCGACGTGGTCTCCGCCCCGCCGGAGTACGAGAACGCGGTCGAGGCGGTGCTCGGCGAGCGGCTGCAGTACGTCATCGTCGAGAGCCACAGCCAGGGCGTCGAGGCCATCGACTACCTCAAGACCGCCGCCGAGGGGCGCGCCTCGCTCATCCCGGTGGCCCGCCTGCGCGAGCACGACGCGGGCGGCGCCGAGGCCGAGCGGAGCCACCCCGGCTTCGTGGCCTCCTGCCTCGACGTGGTCAAGTACGAGCCCTCGTACGAGAAGGTGGTCCGCTTCCTCCTCGGCGACGCGGTGGTGGTGCGCGACCTCCCGGCCGCGCTCGACCTCTGGCAGTCCTCGGCGGTGAAGAAGACCCTCGTCACCCTCGACGGCGAGGTGCTCGACCCCTACGGCGTCGTCACCGGCGGCCCCCTCGAGGGCGAGGGGCACGGCGCCCTGCAGCGGCGGCGCGAGGTGGCGGAGCTCGAGGAGACGGTCCGCCAGTTCGAGGCCGAGTTCTCGATGGCGCAGGAGCGCCACCGCATGCTGCAGGCCCGCCTGCTGCAGCTCGAGGCGGCCCTCAAGAACCTCGACAAGGACGGCCGCGAGAAGGAGCTGGCGCTCCTCGAGCAGGAGAAGGACCTCGTCCGCGTCGGCGAGGAGCTGGAGCGGATCGCCGGCCGCCTCGGCCAGCTCGAGGCCGAGAAGGGGCAGCTCGACGACGCCCTGCGCGCCCTCGAGTCGGAGGAGGAGGAGCACCGGGTGGCGGGCGCCACCGCCGAGGCCGAGCAGAGCCGCGCCGAGGAGCGGGCCCGCGAGGCGCAGCAGCGGCTGGAGCAGCTCCGCCAGCAGTCGGACGCGCTCACCGCGCAGCTCATGAACCTGAAGGTGAAGGTGGCGGCCGACGGCGAGCGGCGCGAGTCGATCGGCGCCTCGCTGAAGCGGATCGAGGAGGCCCGCCGCGAGGTGGAGGAGCGGCGCGGCCGGCTCTTCGCCGCCCTCTCCGAGGGGAACGCCCGGGCCACCGAGCTCAAGGGGCGCATCGAGGGGACCACGGTGGACATGGGCCGGGTCACCGCCGAGCTGGCGGAGGTCCGCGACGAGCTGGCCCGCGCCCGCGGGGCCCACGACGCCTCGTCCGAGCAGGTGCGCACGCGCGACCAGGAGGTGCGCGACCTGCGCCGGCGCGCCGAGCTCATCTCGCAGCACGCCAACGAGTCGGCCCTGACCGCCCGCGAGAACGCGCTCGCCCTCACCCACCTCGAGGAGCAGACCCGCGAGCGGTGCCAGGCGGAGCTCAAGTGGGAGGTGGCCCGCTTCCACCTCGAGAAGCCGCCGACCGACGCGGACCGCGAGCGGCTCGACGAGCTCAAGGCCCAGGCCGAGCGCATGGGCGCCATCAACCTCACCGCCATCGAGGAGTACGACGACCTCTCCAAGCGGCACGAGTTCATGGCCGCCCAGAAGGCCGACCTCGAGGCGTCGCTCGCCGACCTCAAGAGCGCCATCGTGAAGATCAACCGGGCCAGCCGCGAGCGGTTCCGCGAGACCTTCGACCGGGTGAACGAGAAGTTCCAGGCGGTCTTCCCGCGCCTCTTCAACGGCGGCCGGGCCGGCCTGGTCCTCACCCAGCCCGAGTCGGGCAGCGAGCTCGACGCCGGCGTCGAGATCTTCGCGCAGCCCCCCGGCAAGAAGCTGCAGAGCGTGAACCTGCTCTCCGGCGGCGAGAAGGCGCTCACCGCCGTCTCGCTGATCTTCGCCATCTTCCTCATCAAGCCGACGCCGTTCTGCCTCCTCGACGAGGTGGACGCGCCGCTCGACGAGGCCAACGTCGGCCGCTACAACGAGATGGTGAAGGAGATGAGCAAGACGTCCCAGTTCATCCTCATCACCCACAACAAGCGGACGATGGAGATGGTGGACACGCTCTACGGCGTGACCATGCAGGAGCCGGGCGTGTCGAAGCTCGTCTCGGTGAAGCTGTCGCAGAAGGCGAAGGAGGTCGCGGCGGCGTAG
- the ftsY gene encoding signal recognition particle-docking protein FtsY encodes MPLRAHPVLALTTADAAGIAVLVALVALIVLAAIRLARKKREAAPPAARGGELPPRTTPPVPAPPRPAEKVRPAEKARPELKRLSPEERAAEEARRKEEYRRRKEEERAEKERRRLAREEEARRAEEERQRLLREAEEAKARAAEEERRRVEAEAGKTLAAGLEKTRGGFMSRLNALFGGERPVDDGVLADLEEVLFTADIGVKTATRLLETARERVRKKELSDPAKLKAALREEIARIVSLDGRLDAGEELAIGAQRPFVVMVVGVNGAGKTTTIGKLAAKVQARGHSVLLGAGDTFRAAAGEQLEIWAERVGAPVVRGKEGSDPASVCFEAAKKGAEGGVDVVICDTAGRLHTKAPLMEELKKVKRVIDKAVPGAPHEVLLVLDATNGQNAIAQARQFHEALGVTGIVLTKLDGTAKGGVVIGICDELGLPVRYVGVGEKVADLRPFSPREFVEALFA; translated from the coding sequence ATCCCCCTGCGCGCACATCCCGTCCTCGCCCTCACCACCGCCGACGCGGCCGGCATCGCCGTCCTCGTCGCGCTGGTCGCCCTCATCGTCCTCGCCGCGATCCGGCTGGCGCGCAAGAAGCGCGAGGCGGCGCCGCCGGCCGCCCGCGGCGGCGAGCTGCCGCCCCGGACCACCCCGCCCGTCCCCGCGCCTCCCCGCCCCGCCGAGAAGGTCCGGCCGGCCGAGAAGGCCCGGCCCGAGCTCAAGCGGCTCTCGCCGGAGGAGCGCGCCGCCGAGGAGGCGCGGCGCAAGGAGGAGTACCGGCGGCGCAAGGAGGAGGAGCGGGCCGAGAAGGAGCGGCGGCGGCTCGCCCGCGAGGAGGAGGCCCGGCGCGCCGAGGAGGAGCGGCAGCGGCTCCTGCGCGAGGCGGAGGAGGCGAAGGCCCGCGCCGCCGAGGAGGAGCGGCGCCGCGTCGAGGCCGAGGCCGGCAAGACCCTCGCCGCCGGGCTCGAGAAGACCCGCGGCGGCTTCATGTCCCGCCTCAACGCCCTCTTCGGCGGCGAGCGGCCGGTGGACGACGGCGTGCTCGCCGACCTCGAGGAGGTGCTCTTCACCGCCGACATCGGCGTGAAGACCGCCACCCGGCTCCTCGAGACGGCGCGCGAGCGGGTGCGCAAGAAGGAGCTCTCCGACCCGGCGAAGCTCAAGGCCGCCCTGCGCGAGGAGATCGCCCGCATCGTCTCGCTCGACGGCCGGCTCGACGCGGGCGAGGAGCTCGCCATCGGGGCGCAGCGGCCGTTCGTGGTGATGGTGGTCGGCGTCAACGGCGCCGGCAAGACCACCACCATCGGCAAGCTCGCCGCCAAGGTCCAGGCGCGCGGCCACTCCGTGCTGCTCGGGGCCGGCGACACCTTCCGCGCCGCGGCCGGCGAGCAGCTCGAGATCTGGGCCGAGCGCGTGGGCGCCCCGGTGGTGCGCGGCAAGGAGGGCTCCGATCCGGCCAGCGTCTGCTTCGAGGCGGCGAAGAAGGGGGCCGAGGGCGGCGTGGACGTGGTCATCTGCGACACCGCCGGCCGGCTCCACACCAAGGCGCCGCTCATGGAGGAGCTGAAGAAGGTGAAGCGGGTGATCGACAAGGCGGTGCCCGGCGCGCCGCACGAGGTGCTCCTCGTGCTCGACGCCACCAACGGGCAGAACGCCATCGCCCAGGCCCGCCAGTTCCACGAGGCGCTCGGCGTGACCGGCATCGTCCTCACCAAGCTCGACGGCACCGCCAAGGGCGGCGTGGTGATCGGGATCTGCGACGAGCTGGGGCTGCCGGTCCGGTACGTCGGCGTCGGCGAGAAGGTCGCCGACCTGCGGCCGTTCTCGCCCCGCGAGTTCGTGGAGGCGCTGTTCGCGTGA
- a CDS encoding Na/Pi cotransporter family protein, which yields MSLLDVSVLLGGLAVFLHGLALTREGLQIMAGEKLRTVLFALTRNRLLGLVSGAMVTTVVQSSTATTAMLVGFAGSALLTLPQAMAVVLGADVGTTLTVQLLSFRVATWSLALVAAGFGIRFTSRKRRNRYMGQALLGLGLLFYGMKLMGDATLPLRASPAFAEALQYLAGRPFAGLAAAAVVTVMMQGSAPTIGLLIAMAGAGSMHVTAALPMVLGANVGTTLTPIVAAAGAPAEGKRVAFAHGVFKVVGVALWLPFLGPLQRLVALLGGPEARQIANAHTLFNVVNALLFLPFVGAGAALITRYYRPEEERAPFRPRYLDPRALESPALAFGNAQREFLRMADLVGDMVKDCLRPFEQNDLDLAAEIEARDDQVDILDREIRFYLAKLGAEEAMTPEQTQRQLELISLSSDLENVGDVVNRNILALARRKAAHGLAFSQPGWAEIRGFHEKVCENYDLATVAFSAGDEELARKVLRHRLAIVEIEAQLKEQHIGRLAQGLRESIETSSMHLDLLSFLRRINGLVGNLAQAVVERRQQPAEGTP from the coding sequence GTGAGCCTCCTCGACGTCAGCGTCCTGCTGGGCGGCCTCGCCGTCTTCCTCCACGGCCTCGCGCTCACCCGCGAGGGGCTGCAGATCATGGCCGGCGAGAAGCTGCGGACGGTGCTCTTCGCGCTCACGCGCAACCGGCTCCTCGGCCTCGTCTCCGGCGCCATGGTCACCACCGTGGTGCAGTCGTCCACGGCGACCACCGCGATGCTGGTGGGGTTCGCCGGCAGCGCGCTCCTCACCCTCCCCCAGGCGATGGCGGTGGTGCTCGGCGCCGACGTCGGCACCACCCTCACCGTGCAGCTCCTCAGCTTCCGCGTCGCCACCTGGTCGCTCGCGCTCGTGGCGGCCGGCTTCGGGATCCGCTTCACCTCCCGGAAGCGGCGGAACCGCTACATGGGGCAGGCGCTGCTCGGGCTCGGGCTCCTCTTCTACGGCATGAAGCTCATGGGCGACGCCACGCTGCCCCTGCGCGCCTCCCCCGCCTTCGCCGAGGCGCTCCAGTACCTCGCCGGGCGCCCCTTCGCCGGCCTCGCCGCGGCGGCGGTGGTCACGGTGATGATGCAGGGCTCCGCCCCCACCATCGGGCTCCTCATCGCCATGGCCGGCGCGGGCAGCATGCACGTGACCGCGGCCCTGCCGATGGTGCTCGGGGCCAACGTCGGCACCACCCTCACCCCCATCGTCGCCGCCGCCGGCGCGCCCGCCGAGGGGAAGCGCGTCGCCTTCGCGCACGGCGTGTTCAAGGTGGTCGGCGTGGCGCTCTGGCTCCCCTTCCTCGGGCCCCTGCAGCGGCTGGTGGCGCTCCTGGGCGGCCCCGAGGCGCGCCAGATCGCGAACGCCCACACGCTCTTCAACGTGGTGAACGCGCTGCTCTTCCTCCCCTTCGTCGGGGCCGGCGCGGCGCTCATCACCCGCTACTACCGCCCGGAGGAGGAGCGGGCGCCGTTCCGGCCGCGCTACCTCGACCCGCGCGCCCTCGAGAGCCCGGCGCTCGCCTTCGGCAACGCGCAGCGCGAGTTCCTGCGCATGGCGGACCTCGTCGGCGACATGGTGAAGGACTGCCTGCGGCCGTTCGAGCAGAACGACCTCGACCTCGCGGCCGAGATCGAGGCGCGCGACGACCAGGTGGACATCCTCGATCGCGAGATCCGCTTCTACCTCGCGAAGCTCGGCGCCGAGGAGGCGATGACCCCCGAGCAGACGCAGCGCCAGCTCGAGCTCATCAGCCTCTCGAGCGACCTCGAGAACGTGGGGGACGTGGTGAACCGGAACATCCTCGCGCTGGCCCGCAGGAAGGCGGCCCACGGGCTCGCCTTCAGCCAGCCCGGCTGGGCGGAGATCCGCGGCTTCCACGAGAAGGTCTGCGAGAACTACGACCTCGCCACGGTGGCCTTCTCCGCCGGGGACGAGGAGCTCGCGCGCAAGGTCCTCCGCCACCGGCTGGCGATCGTGGAGATCGAGGCCCAGCTCAAGGAGCAGCACATCGGCCGGCTCGCCCAGGGGCTCCGGGAGTCCATCGAGACCTCGAGCATGCACCTCGACCTGCTCTCCTTCCTGCGGCGCATCAACGGGCTCGTGGGGAACCTGGCCCAGGCGGTGGTGGAGCGGCGGCAGCAGCCGGCGGAGGGGACGCCGTGA